From Enterococcus wangshanyuanii, the proteins below share one genomic window:
- a CDS encoding MucBP domain-containing protein translates to MRKKIALLGTFLLCTAQLAPMSVYSAEFDESSQLPSTLVSENREAETPDTTQELSEQMNDGTIDQVNEKEESIVESSENLADDKNEIEKAADQQDSSLIQPLADSLGTLEQLIPNNPEAVADICGNLGILSTDEVTQEQLDTITTLRAAASGWEGFQYLTNLTELVIFTGIGHPEKDVQYLIPLTQLETLTYDGAGGNEHQLIPNGTSKKSSVDLTQFNELVDNGFPQNINFMNLDITVSTPAYKYAIPNPFINRDGSESQDMSIESPSSDISFDFEKGVFFTEADDGTLSVPTNNLIDELYFADIEWKIQYYFEKVRFNVPVYGDLVIQADPEISYDVNTTISEAAFLADIHAEYAAKMPVESDVKLTSNFLEAVDFSQPGDYKVQLDTVLAPTIDPDAKAKLVEVTVTILPEVSGDVTVKYVDTQGKSISEDIVKSGNIGENYTTEQQEIAGYTFKEVQGNATGKFTNQAQTVTYIYTKNSESVGAVTVKYVDEENQPISKDIIKTGKLGEDYTTKQQEIAGYTFKEVRGNVTGKFTNQAQTVTYVYTKNQATAVRPTPTPETPSTKGNQESGKNIGNKSSLPVLGETNRWMFPILGLTCIALTGIILLFRKRTQQS, encoded by the coding sequence GTGAGAAAAAAAATAGCATTACTTGGAACATTTTTATTATGTACGGCCCAGTTAGCACCAATGAGTGTATATTCTGCGGAATTCGATGAATCGAGTCAACTCCCTTCAACATTAGTTAGTGAAAATAGAGAAGCAGAAACTCCAGATACAACGCAAGAGCTATCTGAGCAGATGAATGACGGAACCATTGATCAAGTAAATGAAAAGGAAGAAAGCATAGTAGAATCGAGTGAAAATCTGGCTGACGATAAAAACGAAATAGAAAAAGCTGCTGACCAACAAGATTCAAGCTTGATCCAGCCCTTAGCAGACTCTTTAGGAACATTGGAGCAGTTGATTCCAAACAACCCAGAAGCGGTTGCTGATATTTGTGGAAATTTAGGTATTCTTTCAACAGATGAAGTAACACAAGAGCAATTAGATACAATTACAACATTAAGAGCTGCTGCAAGCGGCTGGGAAGGATTTCAGTATTTGACTAATCTCACTGAACTAGTCATTTTCACTGGAATCGGCCATCCAGAGAAGGATGTTCAGTACCTAATACCTTTGACGCAGCTTGAAACGTTAACTTATGACGGTGCTGGCGGGAATGAGCATCAGCTGATTCCAAATGGAACCTCAAAAAAATCAAGTGTTGATTTGACTCAGTTTAATGAGCTGGTAGATAATGGATTTCCTCAAAACATCAACTTTATGAATTTGGATATTACTGTTTCTACTCCAGCTTATAAATATGCTATTCCAAATCCGTTTATCAATCGAGACGGGTCTGAGAGTCAGGATATGAGTATTGAATCCCCTTCATCAGATATTTCTTTTGATTTTGAAAAAGGAGTATTTTTCACAGAGGCTGATGATGGGACTCTGTCAGTCCCAACTAATAATCTGATCGATGAACTTTATTTTGCAGATATCGAATGGAAAATACAATATTATTTCGAAAAGGTTCGTTTTAACGTGCCGGTTTATGGAGATTTAGTTATTCAAGCAGATCCAGAAATATCATATGACGTTAATACAACTATTTCTGAAGCGGCATTTCTTGCTGATATTCATGCCGAGTATGCAGCGAAAATGCCAGTTGAATCAGACGTAAAACTAACGAGTAATTTTTTAGAAGCAGTTGATTTTAGTCAACCGGGAGACTATAAAGTACAGCTTGATACAGTGTTAGCTCCAACGATCGATCCTGACGCAAAAGCAAAGCTTGTTGAGGTTACGGTAACTATTTTGCCGGAAGTTAGTGGAGATGTCACTGTAAAATATGTTGATACACAAGGCAAGTCAATTTCTGAGGACATCGTCAAGTCTGGTAATATAGGAGAAAACTATACAACAGAGCAACAAGAAATCGCTGGCTATACATTTAAAGAAGTCCAAGGAAATGCGACAGGTAAATTTACGAATCAAGCGCAAACAGTGACTTATATTTATACGAAAAATTCTGAATCTGTTGGAGCAGTGACTGTAAAATATGTTGATGAAGAAAATCAGCCAATTTCCAAAGACATCATAAAAACCGGGAAATTAGGAGAAGATTACACAACAAAACAACAGGAGATCGCTGGTTATACATTTAAGGAAGTCCGAGGAAATGTGACGGGTAAATTTACGAACCAAGCGCAAACAGTCACATACGTCTATACAAAAAATCAAGCGACGGCCGTGAGACCGACTCCTACACCAGAAACGCCTTCTACTAAAGGAAATCAAGAATCTGGCAAGAATATTGGGAATAAATCATCATTACCAGTATTAGGCGAAACTAATCGCTGGATGTTTCCTATTCTCGGTCTGACATGTATCGCATTAACAGGAATTATTTTATTGTTTAGAAAAAGAACGCAGCAATCGTAA
- a CDS encoding thymidine kinase produces MAQLFFKYGAMNSGKTIEILKVAHNYEEQDKPVVIMTSGLDTRDGVGVVSSRIGLRREAIPIFKETNVYELIQNLEYKPYCILVDESQFLGKQHVIEFARVVDELNIPVMAFGLKNDFRNELFEGSKYLMLYADKLEELKTICWFCHKKATMNLHYIDGKPVYEGTQVQIGGNEAYYPVCRNHYFHPPIDGEQEGK; encoded by the coding sequence ATGGCACAATTATTTTTTAAATATGGCGCGATGAACAGTGGGAAAACCATTGAAATTTTAAAAGTAGCTCACAATTATGAAGAACAGGACAAACCTGTTGTGATCATGACAAGCGGACTAGACACTAGAGATGGCGTTGGTGTCGTTTCAAGTCGTATCGGCCTTAGAAGAGAAGCAATCCCAATTTTTAAAGAAACCAATGTCTATGAATTGATCCAAAATCTAGAATACAAACCTTATTGTATTTTAGTGGATGAATCTCAATTTTTAGGTAAGCAGCATGTGATCGAATTTGCTCGAGTTGTCGATGAGCTAAATATTCCAGTCATGGCGTTTGGCTTGAAAAATGATTTTCGTAACGAGCTGTTTGAAGGATCTAAATATTTGATGCTTTATGCAGATAAATTAGAAGAGCTAAAAACAATTTGTTGGTTCTGCCATAAGAAAGCGACAATGAACTTGCATTATATCGATGGTAAGCCTGTCTATGAAGGCACACAAGTTCAAATTGGCGGTAATGAAGCCTATTATCCAGTCTGCCGTAATCATTACTTTCACCCGCCGATCGATGGGGAACAAGAAGGAAAGTAA
- the prfA gene encoding peptide chain release factor 1, which translates to MYDQLQSIEDRYEELGELLSDPEVISDTKRFMQLSKEEANTRETVEVYRRYKQVIEGISDTEELLGEKMDAEMTEMAKEELSELKKEKEVLEERIKILLLPTDPNDDKNIIMEIRGAAGGDEAALFAGDLFGMYQKYAESQGWKTDVMEASITGIGGYKEVIMMISGENVFSKLKYESGAHRVQRVPSTESQGRIHTSTATVVVLPEAEEVELELEDKDIRTDIYHASGAGGQHVNKTASAVRLTHIPTGIAVAMQDERSQIKNREKAMKILRARVYDQIQQEAQSEYDANRKSAVGTGDRSERIRTYNFPQNRVTDHRIGLTIQKLDQILAGKLDEIVDALVLYDQTSKLEEMQNG; encoded by the coding sequence ATGTACGATCAGTTACAATCAATCGAAGATCGCTATGAAGAGCTGGGTGAATTACTAAGTGACCCTGAAGTCATTAGTGATACGAAACGCTTTATGCAGCTATCAAAAGAAGAGGCGAATACTCGTGAAACAGTAGAAGTCTACCGCCGTTATAAACAAGTCATCGAAGGAATCAGTGACACCGAAGAGTTATTAGGTGAAAAAATGGATGCTGAAATGACTGAAATGGCAAAAGAAGAACTTTCAGAACTAAAAAAAGAAAAAGAAGTGCTTGAAGAACGAATCAAGATTTTACTTTTACCAACAGATCCAAATGATGACAAAAATATCATCATGGAAATTCGTGGTGCTGCTGGTGGGGATGAAGCCGCATTATTTGCGGGAGATCTATTTGGCATGTACCAAAAATATGCAGAATCCCAAGGCTGGAAAACAGATGTCATGGAAGCGAGTATTACTGGGATCGGCGGGTATAAAGAAGTCATCATGATGATTTCTGGGGAGAATGTTTTCTCTAAATTAAAGTATGAGAGTGGTGCACATCGTGTACAACGTGTTCCTTCAACGGAATCACAAGGACGAATCCATACCTCTACAGCGACGGTAGTGGTGTTGCCGGAAGCAGAAGAAGTCGAACTTGAGCTGGAAGACAAGGATATTCGTACGGACATTTACCATGCCTCTGGGGCAGGTGGTCAGCACGTCAACAAAACGGCATCTGCTGTTCGTTTGACACATATTCCAACAGGAATTGCTGTAGCGATGCAGGACGAACGTTCTCAAATCAAAAACCGTGAAAAAGCGATGAAAATTTTACGTGCCAGAGTGTACGACCAAATCCAACAAGAAGCACAAAGCGAGTATGATGCAAATCGGAAATCTGCTGTTGGAACGGGAGATCGTTCAGAACGTATTCGTACCTATAATTTCCCGCAAAACCGCGTAACAGATCATCGAATCGGTTTGACAATTCAAAAATTGGACCAGATTTTAGCTGGTAAACTGGATGAAATCGTTGACGCATTAGTCCTATACGATCAAACCTCTAAATTAGAAGAGATGCAAAATGGGTAA
- the prmC gene encoding peptide chain release factor N(5)-glutamine methyltransferase, which produces MGNRYFEVLKRASSFLDDQGVEGQSILFVFLARKQWSKTDWLIHLNDEMTKVEQQQLDADLALLAKHYPAQYILGYADFYEQRFLVNEHTLIPRPETEELVELCLSENSDEPLTVADIGTGTGAIAISLKKNRPNWHVLAVDISAETLKVAEENAERLNAAIDFYQGDLLAPLNETKVDLLISNPPYISNDEWQLMDESVRTFEPKAALFAEHDGLAIYQRLAQEATQVLAPKGKIYLEIGFQQGAAVKKLFQQAFPKYIVRVLKDLSGNDRMVAVTPNEKMG; this is translated from the coding sequence ATGGGTAACCGTTATTTTGAAGTCCTTAAACGGGCTTCTTCTTTTTTAGATGATCAAGGAGTCGAAGGTCAGAGCATTCTTTTTGTTTTTTTAGCACGTAAACAATGGAGTAAAACAGATTGGCTGATCCATTTAAATGACGAAATGACTAAAGTAGAACAACAACAGCTGGATGCAGATCTAGCATTGTTGGCGAAACATTATCCAGCACAATATATCTTAGGTTATGCGGATTTTTATGAGCAGCGTTTTCTTGTGAACGAGCATACGCTGATTCCCAGGCCTGAAACGGAGGAACTGGTTGAGCTTTGTCTAAGTGAAAACAGTGATGAGCCGTTAACTGTTGCGGATATTGGAACAGGAACGGGGGCAATCGCTATTAGTTTAAAGAAGAATCGTCCCAACTGGCACGTTTTAGCCGTTGATATTTCCGCTGAAACGTTAAAGGTTGCCGAAGAAAATGCGGAGCGATTAAATGCCGCTATCGACTTCTACCAAGGTGATCTTTTAGCTCCGTTGAACGAGACCAAGGTTGACCTTTTGATCTCAAATCCGCCTTATATCAGTAATGATGAATGGCAGCTGATGGACGAAAGCGTTCGTACATTTGAACCGAAAGCGGCACTCTTTGCCGAACATGACGGTTTAGCAATCTATCAGCGTTTAGCACAAGAAGCGACACAAGTCTTAGCACCTAAAGGAAAAATTTATTTAGAAATCGGCTTTCAACAAGGCGCAGCAGTAAAAAAGCTATTTCAGCAAGCTTTTCCTAAATATATCGTACGAGTACTCAAAGATCTATCTGGCAATGATAGAATGGTGGCAGTCACACCTAATGAAAAGATGGGGTGA
- a CDS encoding L-threonylcarbamoyladenylate synthase has translation METKIFTTKEIDQAAVLLHQGELIAFPTETVYGLGANALNESAVKQVYAVKGRPSDNPLIVHVSDFEMVKDYVTDFPEQTATLVNAFWPGPLTMIFNVKPDAFSKSVTGGLKTVAFRMPKNQQTIDLIQRADVPIVGPSANTSGKPSPTTAQHVYHDLQGKIAGILDDGATQIGVESTVLDLTATDGVPVILRPGAVTKEQLEQLIGQVRIDQHLISDKEAPKAPGMKYKHYSPDVPVWIVDGGLDVFDKAISWAQQNNRRVGLFADEQIVAETKERVSETFSFGQNSVESATKLLFAGLRTLDEKQIDVILAQAFPETELGIAYMNRLKKAANQKIIKKDSIFE, from the coding sequence GTGGAAACAAAAATATTTACAACTAAAGAAATAGATCAAGCAGCAGTTTTACTTCATCAAGGTGAGCTGATTGCGTTCCCGACTGAAACCGTTTATGGTCTTGGTGCTAATGCATTGAACGAATCAGCGGTCAAACAAGTCTACGCCGTCAAAGGTCGTCCTAGTGATAATCCATTGATTGTACATGTCAGTGATTTTGAGATGGTCAAAGACTATGTCACTGATTTTCCAGAGCAAACAGCAACATTGGTAAACGCTTTTTGGCCGGGACCGTTGACAATGATCTTTAACGTAAAGCCTGATGCTTTTTCAAAATCGGTGACAGGGGGATTAAAAACAGTTGCCTTTCGTATGCCGAAAAATCAACAAACCATAGACTTGATCCAAAGAGCAGATGTACCTATAGTCGGTCCAAGTGCGAATACCTCCGGCAAACCTAGTCCAACAACAGCACAGCATGTGTATCACGATCTACAAGGGAAAATCGCTGGTATTTTAGATGATGGGGCAACTCAAATTGGTGTAGAGTCGACAGTTTTAGATTTGACCGCTACTGATGGCGTTCCAGTTATATTAAGACCTGGTGCAGTTACAAAGGAACAGCTAGAACAATTAATCGGACAAGTGAGAATCGACCAGCATCTAATCAGCGACAAAGAAGCTCCTAAAGCTCCTGGAATGAAGTACAAACATTATTCACCAGATGTTCCTGTTTGGATCGTAGATGGTGGATTAGATGTTTTTGATAAGGCAATCAGTTGGGCTCAGCAAAATAATCGCAGAGTTGGTCTTTTTGCCGATGAACAGATTGTTGCTGAGACGAAGGAACGAGTCAGTGAGACATTTTCATTTGGTCAGAATTCTGTAGAATCAGCCACTAAGCTATTATTCGCTGGTCTGAGAACTCTGGATGAAAAGCAAATCGATGTTATTTTAGCTCAAGCCTTTCCAGAGACTGAGTTAGGGATCGCTTACATGAATCGGTTGAAAAAAGCGGCGAATCAAAAAATTATAAAAAAAGATTCTATTTTTGAGTAG
- the glyA gene encoding serine hydroxymethyltransferase yields the protein MDYKTFDPDLWEAIAKENDRQENNLELIASENVVSKGVMAAQGSILTNKYAEGYPGKRYYGGCEFIDIVEDLAIDRAKELFGAKFANVQPHSGSQANTAAYLSLIEPGDTVLGMDLSAGGHLTHGSPVNFSGKTYNFVSYGVDPTTEVIDYNVVRILAREHQPKLIVAGASAYSRIIDFAKFREIADEVGAKLMVDMAHIAGLVAAGLHPNPVPYADITTSTTHKTLRGPRGGLILTNDEELAKKINSNIFPGIQGGPLEHVIAGKAVAFKEALDISFKEYSEQVIENAKAMTKVFNQAPEARLVSGSTDNHLLLIDVSGFGLNGKEAEAILDSVNITANKNSIPFEQLSPFKTSGIRIGTPAITTRGFKEDDCVEVAKLIIKVLKDHENEVTLSEVRASVSELTKKYPLYK from the coding sequence ATGGATTATAAAACATTTGATCCCGATTTATGGGAGGCAATTGCTAAAGAAAATGACCGTCAAGAAAACAACTTGGAGCTGATTGCATCAGAGAATGTTGTGTCAAAAGGGGTAATGGCAGCACAAGGTAGTATTTTAACAAATAAATATGCTGAAGGTTATCCTGGCAAACGCTATTATGGCGGTTGTGAGTTCATCGATATCGTTGAAGACCTAGCGATCGATCGTGCAAAAGAATTATTTGGTGCTAAATTTGCGAATGTACAGCCACATTCAGGCTCACAAGCGAATACAGCAGCTTATCTTTCATTGATCGAGCCAGGGGACACTGTGTTGGGCATGGATTTGTCTGCGGGAGGACATTTAACACATGGGTCACCAGTGAATTTCAGTGGGAAAACCTATAATTTTGTTAGCTATGGAGTGGATCCGACAACAGAAGTGATCGACTATAATGTTGTTCGTATTCTAGCGCGCGAACATCAACCAAAATTGATCGTAGCGGGTGCAAGTGCCTATTCTAGAATCATCGATTTTGCTAAATTCCGTGAAATCGCAGATGAAGTTGGAGCAAAATTAATGGTGGATATGGCGCATATTGCCGGTTTAGTTGCAGCAGGTTTGCATCCTAACCCAGTCCCTTATGCAGATATCACGACTTCAACAACGCATAAAACATTACGCGGTCCTCGCGGCGGGTTGATTTTGACCAACGATGAAGAGTTAGCGAAAAAAATCAATAGCAATATATTCCCTGGAATTCAGGGCGGACCATTAGAACATGTGATTGCCGGTAAGGCAGTTGCCTTTAAAGAAGCACTGGATATCAGTTTTAAAGAATACAGTGAACAAGTGATCGAGAATGCCAAAGCGATGACTAAAGTCTTTAATCAAGCACCAGAAGCTCGTTTAGTGAGCGGATCAACAGATAACCATTTATTATTGATCGATGTTTCTGGTTTTGGCTTAAACGGAAAAGAAGCGGAAGCGATTTTGGATAGTGTGAATATCACTGCCAATAAAAATTCGATTCCTTTTGAACAGCTTAGCCCATTTAAAACAAGCGGTATCCGAATTGGAACGCCAGCAATCACAACGCGCGGCTTCAAAGAAGATGATTGTGTAGAAGTGGCCAAATTGATCATAAAAGTCTTAAAAGATCATGAGAATGAAGTGACACTTTCAGAAGTTCGTGCATCTGTGAGTGAGCTGACAAAAAAATATCCACTTTATAAGTAA
- the upp gene encoding uracil phosphoribosyltransferase produces the protein MGKFQVIDHPLIQHKLTIIRDKDCGTKVFREVVNEIAMLMAYEVSRDMPLEDVVIETPICKSTQKTLSGKKVAIVPILRAGIGMVDGILELIPAAKVGHIGLYRDHDTLEPVEYFVKMPEDIDVRQLFVVDPMLATGGSAIMAIDALKKRGGSNIKFVCLVAAPEGVKALQEAHPDIDIYTAALDEKLDENGYIVPGLGDAGDRLFGTK, from the coding sequence ATGGGAAAATTCCAAGTAATCGATCATCCGCTGATCCAACACAAATTAACAATCATTAGAGATAAGGATTGTGGAACAAAGGTTTTTCGTGAAGTCGTGAATGAGATTGCGATGTTGATGGCTTATGAAGTATCAAGAGATATGCCGTTAGAAGATGTTGTTATTGAGACACCTATCTGTAAATCAACACAAAAAACATTATCTGGTAAAAAGGTAGCGATCGTACCGATTTTACGTGCAGGTATTGGAATGGTAGATGGTATTTTGGAATTGATTCCAGCAGCTAAAGTTGGACATATCGGTTTATACCGTGACCACGATACATTAGAGCCTGTTGAGTATTTCGTAAAAATGCCGGAAGATATTGATGTTCGTCAATTATTCGTAGTTGACCCGATGTTAGCAACAGGTGGTTCAGCGATCATGGCGATCGATGCACTGAAAAAACGCGGCGGCAGCAACATCAAATTCGTCTGCTTAGTCGCAGCTCCAGAAGGCGTTAAAGCGTTACAAGAAGCACATCCTGATATAGATATCTATACAGCAGCGTTAGATGAAAAATTAGATGAAAATGGCTACATCGTTCCAGGCTTGGGCGATGCTGGTGACCGTTTATTCGGTACGAAATAA
- a CDS encoding MucBP domain-containing protein: MKKRMLGVFFGFMLLFTAICSFNTANAATADSVAYTVHGQDYGWQKQVTNGTLAGFTGKNKRLEAMKLNVTGDGGITYQLHGQDYGWQSWKKDGELGGSVGSGKRVEALKIQLTGNLKNQYDVYYRVHGQDYGWQNWKRNGELAGTTGQKKKIEAIEVRLVAKSPQVYYSAHGQDYGWQSQVADSITAGTTGKNKRVESLKINVVGDGGITYQVHGQDYGWQAWKSDGALAGTSGQKKRIEAIKIDLTGNLKQTHDIYYRVHGQDYGWQGWKKNAELAGTSGQKKKLEAIEIKLVKKETIPVTEIDMSVTKANLFVGEKTTAPAFVYPRNATDKSITYSSSNPAIATIDQLGNIIAVGVGSTKITATSHNGIKKSETVTVSAKSTVTFHYKDTDNNVLQTMTSDTQAVGTTKTYNAPSIKGYTAQEPVSQTIIFTDNDQQVTFIYKKNEVVMHTLTINYVYNNNTMIRLPEIIEIPEGETYTAIAPEFDECTLKGDTSQTIANMDADQSITFTYQMTLKTAGEQNIEVVLASLINQYRLENGKAEMAHDALYQLGNRARARELSTSFTPLRPDGRSFKTVIQETGIDMANHNPTVQAIGNMTDVGKPVASGHAEDMAKEILDFWKNDPTNNAALLAEELNEFSVGVYLLPTNDLGAHSMYFVFIGGVGE; encoded by the coding sequence ATGAAAAAAAGAATGTTAGGGGTTTTCTTTGGATTCATGCTACTATTTACTGCCATCTGCTCATTTAATACTGCGAATGCTGCTACAGCAGACAGTGTCGCCTACACCGTTCATGGACAAGACTATGGCTGGCAAAAGCAAGTAACTAACGGTACATTGGCTGGATTTACTGGAAAAAATAAACGTTTGGAAGCAATGAAACTTAACGTCACTGGCGATGGGGGCATTACCTACCAATTACATGGACAGGATTATGGCTGGCAAAGTTGGAAAAAAGATGGTGAACTTGGTGGAAGTGTAGGTAGTGGAAAAAGAGTTGAAGCACTTAAAATTCAATTAACTGGAAATCTTAAAAACCAATACGATGTTTATTATCGCGTACACGGTCAGGATTACGGTTGGCAAAATTGGAAACGAAATGGCGAACTCGCTGGTACGACTGGACAAAAGAAAAAAATAGAGGCAATCGAAGTTCGTTTAGTCGCTAAATCTCCACAAGTTTACTATTCCGCTCATGGACAAGATTATGGGTGGCAAAGTCAAGTTGCTGACAGTATCACCGCTGGAACAACAGGAAAAAACAAACGCGTGGAATCCTTAAAAATCAATGTGGTCGGGGATGGCGGTATTACCTATCAAGTTCATGGACAAGATTACGGCTGGCAAGCTTGGAAAAGTGACGGCGCACTTGCCGGGACTTCTGGACAAAAGAAACGCATAGAGGCGATCAAAATTGATTTGACTGGAAACTTAAAACAAACCCATGACATTTACTATCGCGTACATGGTCAAGACTATGGCTGGCAAGGCTGGAAGAAAAATGCTGAGTTAGCTGGAACATCAGGACAAAAGAAAAAGCTTGAAGCAATTGAAATCAAGCTTGTTAAAAAAGAAACGATTCCCGTTACTGAAATCGACATGAGCGTCACTAAAGCAAACTTGTTCGTTGGTGAAAAAACAACAGCTCCTGCTTTTGTCTATCCTCGAAATGCAACGGACAAATCAATCACATACAGCAGCAGCAATCCTGCTATCGCAACGATCGATCAGCTAGGCAACATCATAGCTGTTGGGGTAGGTTCTACAAAGATCACAGCAACATCTCACAACGGAATCAAGAAAAGTGAAACTGTCACGGTGAGCGCAAAATCAACAGTCACATTTCATTATAAAGATACAGATAACAACGTTCTTCAGACAATGACAAGTGACACGCAAGCAGTCGGCACAACTAAAACTTATAATGCACCATCGATCAAAGGTTATACGGCTCAAGAACCCGTTTCCCAAACCATAATTTTTACAGACAATGATCAGCAAGTGACCTTTATCTATAAGAAAAATGAAGTAGTTATGCATACTCTTACAATCAATTATGTTTACAATAACAATACCATGATTCGTTTACCTGAGATCATTGAAATCCCTGAAGGCGAAACCTATACGGCTATCGCGCCTGAATTTGATGAATGCACACTCAAAGGAGATACGAGTCAAACAATTGCGAATATGGATGCCGACCAAAGCATCACTTTCACCTATCAAATGACTTTAAAAACTGCTGGTGAACAAAATATCGAAGTGGTTCTCGCTTCTCTGATCAATCAGTATCGATTAGAGAACGGAAAAGCTGAAATGGCTCATGATGCACTTTATCAATTAGGCAATCGAGCTCGAGCAAGAGAATTATCAACATCGTTCACTCCCCTTCGTCCGGATGGCAGATCGTTTAAGACTGTGATTCAGGAAACCGGGATCGACATGGCGAATCATAACCCAACAGTCCAAGCTATTGGAAATATGACTGATGTAGGTAAACCTGTAGCCTCAGGACATGCCGAAGATATGGCGAAAGAGATCCTTGATTTTTGGAAGAATGATCCAACAAATAATGCTGCCCTTCTTGCAGAGGAGCTTAATGAATTTTCGGTGGGTGTCTACCTTTTACCTACAAATGATTTAGGAGCTCATTCGATGTACTTTGTGTTTATAGGTGGGGTTGGAGAATAA
- a CDS encoding FAD:protein FMN transferase has product MNEEKCTIHLMGTVIQLWIQHEKPREILNEAQKKLIDYEKRFSANDPNSDLMKINRQAGIAPVKTDFDLFELIKIGKQQSLAENSFLNIAIGPLIQEWRIGFSDAAHPSDEKINELLSLIDPKNIELNEEKTTVFLKYPEMAIDLGALAKGYFADQIIRYFKKEGAKAAFIDLGGNVLTFGESPHLEDGFWRVGIQNPFLPRGNHAAVLKIKNQSVVTSGIYERNFEWQGKSYHHIFSSETGYPIETDLASLTIVSKLSLDGEIWTTRLYGKKAVDVIAFLSQEKEIEGLVITTDGRMAYTQGLAETIENAAP; this is encoded by the coding sequence GTGAACGAAGAAAAATGCACGATCCATTTGATGGGAACTGTGATTCAACTATGGATCCAGCACGAGAAGCCTAGGGAAATATTGAATGAAGCACAAAAGAAGCTGATTGATTATGAAAAACGGTTTAGCGCCAATGACCCGAATTCTGATTTGATGAAAATCAATCGTCAGGCCGGGATCGCTCCGGTAAAAACAGACTTTGATCTATTTGAGCTGATAAAAATTGGAAAACAACAAAGCTTAGCTGAAAATAGCTTTTTGAACATAGCGATCGGTCCATTGATCCAGGAATGGCGGATCGGTTTTTCTGATGCTGCTCATCCATCAGATGAAAAAATCAATGAATTATTATCTTTGATCGATCCAAAAAATATTGAACTGAATGAAGAGAAAACCACTGTCTTTCTGAAATATCCAGAGATGGCTATTGATCTTGGTGCGTTAGCTAAAGGCTATTTTGCCGACCAAATCATCCGTTATTTTAAAAAGGAAGGGGCGAAAGCCGCTTTTATTGATCTCGGTGGAAATGTTTTGACCTTTGGAGAATCACCTCATCTTGAGGATGGATTTTGGCGAGTGGGTATTCAAAATCCATTTTTACCGCGAGGAAATCATGCAGCAGTACTAAAAATCAAAAACCAGTCTGTCGTGACTTCAGGAATTTATGAACGAAACTTTGAATGGCAAGGGAAAAGCTATCATCACATTTTTAGCAGTGAAACGGGGTACCCAATCGAAACAGATCTTGCTAGTTTAACGATTGTTTCAAAGCTGTCATTGGATGGAGAGATTTGGACGACGCGTTTGTATGGAAAAAAAGCGGTGGATGTTATTGCTTTTCTTTCGCAAGAGAAAGAAATTGAAGGCTTAGTGATTACGACAGATGGCCGCATGGCATATACACAAGGATTAGCTGAAACAATTGAAAACGCAGCACCTTAA